A part of Halogeometricum sp. S3BR5-2 genomic DNA contains:
- a CDS encoding electron transfer flavoprotein subunit beta/FixA family protein, producing the protein MKVLVTVKEVAEVEDDFEIADLDIDPRYLEYDLNEWDEYAVEAAVQLAEASDEDVEVVSATIGPERSEETVRMALAKGVDRAVRIWDDDIEAAEFLDVASKVRLLEAVVAEEDPDLVLTGVQANDTGFGATGVALADAVGFEWGAVVNHLDTEGVLEDGVAHVHRELEGGIDEITEIDLPAVLTIQTGINEPRYASLRGIRQAQSKEIAPKALSDLGLDHEAVAGELFLTDMYEPEAESDATYFDGDAGEQASQLATALREKGVGAE; encoded by the coding sequence ATGAAGGTTCTCGTGACCGTCAAGGAGGTGGCAGAAGTCGAGGACGACTTCGAGATAGCCGACCTCGACATCGACCCCCGGTACCTCGAGTACGACCTGAACGAGTGGGACGAGTACGCCGTCGAGGCGGCGGTCCAACTCGCCGAGGCGTCCGACGAGGACGTCGAAGTCGTCTCTGCGACCATCGGCCCCGAGCGAAGCGAGGAGACCGTCCGGATGGCCCTCGCGAAGGGCGTCGACCGCGCAGTCCGCATCTGGGACGACGATATCGAGGCCGCGGAGTTCCTCGACGTGGCCTCGAAGGTCCGCCTCCTCGAAGCCGTCGTCGCCGAGGAGGACCCCGACCTCGTCCTCACGGGCGTGCAGGCGAACGACACCGGGTTCGGCGCGACGGGCGTCGCTCTCGCGGACGCCGTCGGCTTCGAGTGGGGCGCGGTCGTGAACCACCTCGACACGGAGGGCGTCCTCGAAGACGGGGTCGCCCACGTTCACCGGGAACTGGAGGGCGGCATCGACGAGATAACCGAAATCGACCTCCCCGCGGTGCTGACCATCCAGACCGGCATCAACGAACCGCGCTACGCCAGCCTCCGCGGCATCCGGCAGGCGCAGTCGAAGGAGATAGCGCCGAAGGCGCTCTCGGACCTCGGCCTCGACCACGAGGCCGTCGCGGGCGAACTGTTCCTGACCGACATGTACGAACCCGAGGCGGAGTCGGACGCGACGTACTTCGACGGCGACGCGGGCGAACAGGCGTCGCAACTCGCGACGGCCCTGCGGGAGAAGGGGGTGGGCGCGGAATGA
- a CDS encoding electron transfer flavoprotein subunit alpha/FixB family protein: MSPDVLAVAEHRRGDVREVSYELVTAGRELADATGGDLHVAVISGRIDEFTTRLDLEGVDRIHTVDHGEEFNHDVYTQVVCALADELDPQYVLAPNSVNGLDYAPAVANRLGLPLVTDAVGIEYDGGLTVTREMYGSKVETTVEVDAERAVATIRPGEWVTTEAIGDAEVTPFEFEVDESAVNSEVTGFEEVAGGDVDIADAEVLVSVGRGIEEEENIKLVERLADALGATLSSSRPIVDNGWLPKNRQVGQSGKVVTPKVYIAIGISGAVQHVAGMKGSETIVAVNNDPNAPIFDIADYGVVGDLFDVVPALIEQFE; encoded by the coding sequence ATGAGTCCGGACGTGCTCGCGGTGGCCGAGCACCGCCGCGGCGACGTTCGCGAGGTGAGCTACGAACTCGTGACCGCGGGGCGCGAACTCGCGGACGCGACCGGCGGCGACCTCCACGTGGCCGTGATAAGCGGACGAATCGACGAGTTCACGACGCGCTTGGACCTCGAGGGGGTCGACCGCATCCACACCGTCGACCACGGCGAGGAGTTCAACCACGACGTGTACACGCAGGTCGTCTGCGCCCTCGCGGACGAACTCGACCCGCAGTACGTCCTCGCGCCGAACTCCGTGAACGGCCTCGACTACGCGCCCGCCGTGGCGAACCGCCTCGGCCTCCCCCTCGTGACGGACGCCGTCGGCATCGAGTACGACGGCGGCCTCACCGTCACGCGCGAGATGTACGGGTCGAAGGTGGAGACTACCGTCGAAGTCGACGCCGAGCGGGCCGTCGCGACGATTCGCCCCGGCGAGTGGGTGACGACGGAGGCCATCGGCGACGCCGAGGTGACCCCGTTCGAGTTCGAGGTGGACGAGTCAGCGGTCAACTCCGAGGTCACCGGCTTCGAGGAGGTGGCCGGCGGCGACGTCGACATCGCGGACGCGGAGGTGCTCGTCTCCGTCGGGCGCGGCATCGAGGAGGAGGAGAACATCAAACTCGTCGAACGCCTCGCGGACGCTCTCGGGGCGACGCTCTCCTCTTCCAGACCCATCGTCGACAACGGCTGGCTTCCGAAGAACCGGCAGGTCGGCCAGTCGGGGAAGGTCGTCACGCCGAAGGTGTACATCGCCATCGGCATCTCCGGCGCGGTCCAGCACGTCGCCGGCATGAAGGGCTCCGAAACCATCGTCGCCGTCAACAACGACCCGAACGCGCCCATCTTCGACATCGCGGACTACGGCGTCGTCGGCGACCTGTTCGACGTGGTGCCGGCGCTCATCGAGCAGTTCGAGTAG
- a CDS encoding potassium channel family protein, with product MRALRDFDGLRPRDLSGRQRLLVVYVTCLVTTVLVYTFLYNVGMRTLEGRPQSMFRSLNAVVATLTTTGYGADSPWTSPLMLGLLVTMQVTGVVIGFVTLRVLVIPLFERAPLTLDDRLSVKANHVVVAEYRRDTDLLLDELEGLDVGYVLLESDQEEAKRHSDSGYQAIHGDPEDGDDLERASIAEASLLITDAGDRTASIALTALERNEDLRVVSFTPTMRRTAALTEVGVDRSVAPHGLIGRRLAEKAATPVAVEASGDGNDIVVREVLVRRNSPIHGTRLGDSTVANHPDLTLVAGWFGGELRVPPSPDERLTPDAVLVVAGPEDDIAAATGDLSNVRSPLGSSRSPVVVAGLDEGGHAAVDALSEGTSVTTVDADANADPDVVGDSTEPETLHEAGIEDASALIVTVDDDATALLTVAMARSLSDDIEILGRVTDADKAAPAFRAGGDYVLSVQQVCARLVASEAHGEGVVSPAGQIRLVRADAAPFVGESLADAGRDAERGWIVIGAVRDGTVRTEGSVVVESEDDVLVAGGDDAIRSFERTVDSK from the coding sequence ATGCGTGCGCTCCGCGATTTCGACGGACTACGTCCGCGGGACCTCTCCGGACGACAGCGACTGCTCGTCGTCTACGTCACCTGTCTCGTTACGACGGTCCTCGTCTATACGTTCCTCTACAACGTCGGAATGCGGACGCTCGAAGGTCGTCCGCAGTCGATGTTCCGTTCGCTCAACGCGGTAGTCGCGACGCTCACGACCACCGGGTACGGAGCGGACTCGCCGTGGACGTCGCCGCTCATGCTCGGCCTGTTGGTGACGATGCAGGTGACCGGCGTCGTCATCGGGTTCGTGACGCTCCGCGTGCTCGTCATCCCCCTCTTCGAGCGCGCGCCGCTCACCCTCGACGACCGCCTCTCGGTGAAGGCGAACCACGTCGTGGTCGCGGAGTACCGACGCGACACCGACCTGCTCCTCGACGAACTCGAAGGTCTCGACGTGGGTTACGTCCTCCTCGAATCCGACCAGGAGGAGGCGAAGCGCCACTCGGACAGCGGCTACCAGGCCATCCACGGCGACCCCGAGGACGGCGACGACCTCGAGCGAGCCAGCATCGCCGAGGCGTCGCTGCTCATCACGGACGCGGGCGACCGCACGGCCAGCATCGCCCTGACCGCGCTCGAACGGAACGAGGACCTGCGCGTCGTCAGTTTCACCCCCACCATGCGCCGTACGGCCGCGCTGACGGAGGTCGGCGTCGACCGGAGCGTCGCCCCGCACGGACTCATCGGACGCCGCCTGGCCGAGAAGGCGGCGACGCCCGTCGCCGTCGAGGCGTCCGGCGACGGAAACGACATCGTCGTCCGCGAGGTTCTCGTCCGCCGGAACAGCCCTATCCACGGGACCCGGCTCGGCGACTCGACCGTCGCCAACCACCCGGACCTGACGCTCGTCGCCGGGTGGTTCGGCGGCGAACTCCGCGTGCCGCCGTCGCCCGACGAACGTCTCACGCCCGACGCGGTGCTGGTCGTCGCCGGCCCCGAGGACGACATCGCGGCGGCCACGGGAGACCTGTCGAACGTCCGGTCCCCCCTCGGCTCCTCGCGCTCCCCGGTCGTCGTCGCCGGATTAGACGAAGGCGGTCACGCGGCGGTCGACGCCCTCTCCGAGGGAACCTCCGTCACGACCGTCGACGCGGACGCGAACGCCGACCCCGACGTCGTCGGCGACTCGACCGAACCCGAGACGCTCCACGAGGCGGGTATCGAGGACGCGTCGGCCCTGATCGTCACCGTCGACGACGACGCGACGGCGCTGCTGACCGTGGCGATGGCCCGTTCGCTCTCGGACGACATCGAGATACTGGGGCGCGTCACCGACGCCGACAAGGCCGCTCCGGCGTTCCGGGCCGGGGGCGACTACGTGCTCTCCGTCCAGCAGGTGTGTGCCCGTCTCGTCGCCTCCGAGGCCCACGGCGAGGGCGTCGTCTCCCCGGCCGGGCAGATTCGACTCGTCCGCGCCGACGCGGCGCCGTTCGTCGGCGAGTCGCTCGCCGACGCGGGCCGCGACGCGGAGCGGGGATGGATAGTCATCGGCGCCGTCCGCGACGGGACCGTCAGAACCGAGGGATCGGTCGTCGTCGAGAGCGAGGACGACGTGCTCGTCGCCGGCGGCGACGACGCCATCAGGTCGTTCGAGCGGACGGTCGACTCGAAGTAG
- a CDS encoding polyprenyl synthetase family protein has protein sequence MEYLERRVSMVDERLAEVIEAVDPPELSEELAHVALAGGKRVRPAVTILACEACGGDADAAVDFAVAVELVHNASLVVDDIIDRSDIRRGTPSAWAEYGYGPALIASDGLLGEAFALLSVNDQAMQVVAESMVELGEGEATELVARPSNEREYMELARRKTGALFRAAAELGAVAAEADPFTVEAFGEYAERVGVAFQIRDDVLDATADADELGKPTGQDEVMDRPSVVQVTDLTPAEANQRAREQSDQALDALDATEVEETDSIGYLRDLAEFVVVRER, from the coding sequence ATGGAGTATCTGGAGCGTCGGGTGTCGATGGTCGACGAACGCCTCGCGGAGGTCATCGAAGCGGTCGACCCGCCCGAACTGTCGGAGGAACTCGCGCACGTCGCCCTCGCCGGCGGCAAGCGCGTCCGTCCCGCGGTGACGATTCTCGCCTGCGAGGCCTGCGGCGGCGACGCCGACGCGGCGGTGGATTTCGCCGTCGCCGTCGAGTTGGTCCACAACGCCTCCCTCGTCGTCGACGACATCATCGACCGGTCGGACATCCGGCGCGGCACGCCGAGCGCGTGGGCGGAGTACGGCTACGGCCCGGCGCTCATCGCTTCCGACGGCCTCCTCGGCGAGGCGTTCGCCCTCCTCTCGGTGAACGACCAGGCGATGCAGGTGGTCGCCGAGTCGATGGTCGAACTCGGCGAGGGCGAGGCGACGGAACTGGTCGCCCGCCCGTCGAACGAACGCGAGTACATGGAACTCGCGCGGCGGAAGACCGGCGCGCTGTTCCGCGCGGCGGCCGAACTCGGCGCCGTCGCCGCGGAGGCGGACCCCTTCACCGTCGAGGCGTTCGGCGAGTACGCCGAACGCGTGGGGGTCGCCTTCCAGATACGCGACGACGTGCTGGACGCGACGGCCGACGCCGACGAACTCGGCAAGCCCACCGGACAGGACGAGGTGATGGACCGCCCCTCCGTCGTGCAGGTGACGGACCTCACACCCGCGGAGGCGAACCAGCGCGCGCGCGAGCAGTCCGACCAGGCGCTCGACGCCCTCGACGCGACGGAGGTGGAGGAGACGGACTCCATCGGCTACCTCCGCGACCTCGCGGAGTTCGTCGTCGTCCGCGAGCGCTGA
- a CDS encoding DUF373 family protein produces the protein MLLVLCVDLDDDLGRKTRFDTPVVGRDRVEAAAVALATADPEDSDSNVLFQGIHEHDALSADPEVGQQVEVAAVTGMEGSDVQANRAIGEEIDRVLAGLSTGENVSAIVITDGAQDESVLPVIRSRVPIDSVRRVVVRQAQDLESIYYTMKQVLADPETRGTILVPLGILLLIYPFLTIASAFDIPGAAVLGVISALLGLYTLFRGLGLETVVDDAVGRGRDILYEGRVTLITYVAALALMTVGGFRGVALAEELPDPAAPLVLALFVHGAIQWFAAAGVTSSLGQVTDEYLADRFKWRYLNAPFYVVAIAIVLYVVSGFFLNVNGVAGVPGVRAFSAADLAVGLTVGTLLGVFSTLAFAIAESRFPTSVEPTRG, from the coding sequence ATGCTGTTGGTCCTCTGCGTCGACCTCGACGACGACCTCGGCCGGAAGACGAGGTTCGACACGCCCGTCGTCGGTCGGGACCGCGTCGAGGCGGCCGCGGTTGCGCTCGCGACCGCCGATCCGGAGGACTCCGACTCGAACGTCCTGTTTCAGGGCATCCACGAGCACGACGCGCTCTCGGCGGACCCGGAGGTCGGTCAGCAGGTGGAAGTCGCCGCCGTCACCGGCATGGAGGGTAGCGACGTGCAGGCCAACCGCGCCATCGGCGAGGAGATAGACCGCGTGCTCGCGGGCCTGTCGACCGGCGAGAACGTCAGCGCCATCGTCATCACCGACGGCGCGCAGGACGAGTCGGTGCTGCCGGTCATCCGCTCGCGCGTCCCCATCGACAGCGTGCGCCGGGTCGTCGTCCGGCAGGCGCAGGACCTCGAATCCATCTACTACACGATGAAGCAGGTGCTCGCAGACCCGGAGACGCGCGGCACCATCCTCGTCCCCCTCGGCATCCTGCTTCTCATCTACCCGTTCCTCACTATCGCCAGCGCCTTCGACATCCCCGGCGCGGCCGTTCTGGGCGTCATCTCGGCGCTGCTCGGTCTCTACACTCTGTTCCGCGGGCTCGGACTGGAGACGGTCGTCGACGACGCCGTGGGCCGCGGGCGCGACATCCTCTACGAGGGACGCGTGACGCTCATCACCTACGTCGCCGCCCTCGCGCTCATGACCGTCGGCGGCTTCCGCGGCGTCGCCCTGGCCGAGGAACTCCCCGACCCGGCCGCGCCTCTCGTCCTCGCGCTGTTCGTCCACGGCGCCATCCAGTGGTTCGCCGCCGCCGGCGTCACCTCCAGCCTCGGACAGGTGACCGACGAGTACCTCGCGGACCGCTTCAAGTGGCGCTATCTCAACGCGCCGTTCTACGTCGTCGCCATCGCCATCGTGCTGTACGTCGTCTCGGGCTTCTTCCTCAACGTCAACGGCGTGGCCGGCGTCCCCGGCGTCCGGGCGTTCTCGGCGGCCGACCTCGCCGTCGGCCTCACGGTGGGGACGCTCCTCGGCGTGTTCAGCACGCTCGCGTTCGCCATCGCGGAGTCGCGGTTCCCCACCAGCGTCGAACCGACGCGCGGGTGA
- a CDS encoding radical SAM protein, whose translation MISKGCEQCAMGGKMVLFVYGYCDQRDCFYCPLGENRKNVTDVYANERKVESDDDVVAEAKRMEALGTSITGGEPQEALDKTCRYLELLKDEFGEDHHTHLYTGITGGRENMRRLSEAGLDEIRFHPPYEMWGDLHGTEWEDILYVAREEGLTPAFEIPGIRAEEEFLEFLDEGAADFCNVNEFEMSDGNYRRMQEAGYELQEGHMSAVDGSKDAILEEMADHERVYFCTSVFKDAAQHRNRLKRMAENIRRPFDEVTDDGTLVYGKTWLTSEELDALGVPEEFYTVKSDHVEVAWWLLEEMVEDGDAPKGEIVEQYPTVDGTVVERTPLA comes from the coding sequence ATGATATCGAAGGGCTGTGAGCAGTGCGCCATGGGAGGGAAGATGGTGCTGTTCGTCTACGGCTACTGCGACCAGCGCGATTGCTTCTACTGCCCCCTCGGCGAGAACCGCAAGAACGTCACGGACGTCTACGCCAACGAGCGGAAGGTGGAGTCCGACGACGACGTCGTCGCCGAGGCCAAGCGCATGGAGGCGCTCGGAACGTCAATCACGGGCGGCGAGCCGCAGGAGGCCCTCGACAAGACCTGTCGCTACCTCGAACTGCTGAAAGACGAGTTCGGCGAGGACCACCACACTCACCTGTACACCGGAATCACGGGCGGCCGCGAGAACATGCGCCGCCTCTCCGAGGCGGGACTGGACGAGATTCGTTTCCACCCGCCGTACGAGATGTGGGGCGACCTGCACGGGACGGAGTGGGAGGACATCCTCTACGTCGCCCGCGAGGAGGGGCTGACCCCCGCCTTCGAGATTCCGGGCATCCGCGCCGAGGAGGAGTTCCTCGAGTTCCTCGACGAGGGCGCCGCGGACTTCTGCAACGTCAACGAGTTCGAGATGTCCGACGGGAACTATCGACGGATGCAGGAGGCGGGCTACGAACTGCAGGAGGGCCACATGTCGGCCGTCGACGGCTCGAAGGACGCCATCTTGGAGGAGATGGCCGACCACGAACGCGTCTACTTCTGCACCTCCGTGTTCAAGGACGCCGCACAACACAGGAACCGGCTGAAGCGCATGGCCGAGAACATCCGCCGCCCGTTCGACGAGGTGACCGACGACGGGACGCTCGTCTACGGGAAGACGTGGCTGACGTCGGAGGAGTTGGACGCCCTCGGCGTCCCCGAGGAATTCTACACCGTCAAGTCCGACCACGTCGAGGTGGCGTGGTGGCTCCTCGAAGAGATGGTCGAAGACGGCGACGCGCCGAAGGGCGAAATCGTCGAGCAGTATCCCACCGTCGACGGCACCGTGGTCGAGCGGACGCCGTTGGCGTAG
- a CDS encoding TRAM domain-containing protein, which yields MSDCPLADECPRYSERINGMGCQYYGDRAGAEWCNSYEQPIRDLKQQPVKPGEDVVVTVDDIHESGAGVGRTEDGFIVLVDGLLPTTRAVVRIDRVKSNHAKSKKVVERLPTDPDEEDGDVGAAGRGGDGGGDGSDNGEDGDDGGSGSDGGPKRPTALGSRDNFWGS from the coding sequence ATGTCAGACTGTCCACTGGCGGACGAGTGCCCGCGGTACTCAGAGCGCATCAACGGGATGGGGTGTCAGTACTACGGGGACCGCGCGGGGGCAGAGTGGTGTAACAGCTACGAACAGCCGATCCGCGACCTGAAACAACAGCCGGTCAAACCGGGCGAGGACGTCGTCGTCACCGTCGACGACATCCACGAGAGCGGCGCCGGCGTCGGGCGGACCGAGGACGGCTTCATCGTCCTCGTCGACGGCCTCCTGCCGACCACGCGCGCCGTCGTCCGCATCGACCGGGTGAAGTCGAACCACGCCAAATCGAAGAAGGTGGTCGAGCGCCTGCCGACCGACCCCGACGAGGAGGACGGCGACGTCGGCGCGGCCGGGAGAGGCGGCGACGGCGGCGGCGACGGGAGCGACAACGGTGAAGACGGGGACGACGGCGGTAGCGGAAGCGACGGCGGCCCCAAGCGACCGACGGCCCTCGGAAGCCGCGACAACTTCTGGGGGAGCTAA
- a CDS encoding Tfx family DNA-binding protein, translating into MHDADRGDGGEGGADADAGDSAEAGDGAESDVGAAGVLAETGFDPETSVLTRRQAEVLALRERGVRQSTIAEHLGTSRANVSSVESSARRNVEKARETVAFAEALTAPVQVAVEEGADLYDVPKLVYDACDEAGVKVGYTAPDLMKTVADAAGDAVQGREVRSSLLVGVTTEGAVRVRRSSE; encoded by the coding sequence ATGCACGACGCGGACCGCGGCGACGGGGGAGAGGGCGGTGCCGACGCCGACGCCGGCGACAGCGCCGAGGCGGGCGACGGCGCGGAGTCGGACGTCGGCGCCGCGGGCGTCCTCGCCGAGACGGGGTTCGACCCCGAGACGAGCGTCCTCACGCGCCGGCAGGCCGAGGTGTTGGCCCTCCGCGAACGCGGCGTCCGCCAGTCGACCATCGCCGAGCACCTCGGCACCTCGCGCGCGAACGTCTCCAGCGTCGAATCCAGTGCGCGGCGGAACGTCGAGAAGGCGAGAGAGACCGTCGCGTTCGCGGAGGCGTTGACGGCCCCCGTTCAGGTGGCCGTCGAGGAGGGCGCCGACCTGTACGACGTGCCGAAACTCGTCTACGACGCCTGCGACGAGGCGGGCGTGAAGGTGGGCTACACCGCCCCGGACCTGATGAAGACCGTCGCCGACGCCGCCGGCGACGCCGTCCAGGGCCGGGAGGTGCGCTCGTCGCTCCTCGTGGGCGTCACCACCGAGGGAGCCGTCCGGGTCCGGCGGTCGTCGGAGTAG
- a CDS encoding mannose-1-phosphate guanylyltransferase, translated as MTDLSKKPVVALVLAGGTGSRLYPASRADRPKQFLSLLGEESLLSRTVERAREAADEVVVSTRPSFAEAVPDHAPDAEVVVEPAARDTGPALVYATHRIRELYGDCVVVALPSDHRVEGEFADVMRRGARVAADTGSLVTFGVEPTRPDTGYGYIEPGAFASEGGGGSETGERGGDDYAPVAAFHEKPDAETAEAYVDAGHYWNAGIFAWTPASLIDAARDTPLSGLVAALDAGDDPETAFADVPEVSIDYGVMERADDAVVVPATFEWDDLGSWDALERVLDADEDGSVVAGDATLRSVDAADNVVAGDDKHVSLVGVSDLAVVAWDDRVLVVPKSRAQDVRALADELKSRGEF; from the coding sequence GTGACCGACCTATCTAAGAAACCGGTCGTCGCCCTCGTCCTCGCCGGCGGCACCGGCTCTCGGCTCTACCCGGCGAGTCGCGCCGACCGACCCAAGCAGTTCCTCTCGCTGCTCGGCGAGGAGTCGCTGCTCTCGCGCACGGTCGAACGCGCCCGCGAGGCGGCCGACGAGGTGGTCGTCTCCACCCGCCCGTCGTTCGCCGAGGCGGTCCCCGACCACGCCCCCGACGCCGAGGTGGTCGTCGAACCCGCCGCGCGGGACACCGGCCCCGCCCTCGTCTACGCCACGCACCGCATCCGGGAACTGTACGGAGACTGCGTCGTCGTCGCCCTCCCCAGCGACCACCGGGTCGAAGGCGAGTTCGCGGACGTGATGCGCCGCGGCGCTCGCGTCGCCGCCGACACGGGGTCGCTCGTCACGTTCGGCGTCGAACCGACCCGGCCCGACACCGGGTACGGCTACATCGAACCCGGCGCGTTCGCGAGCGAGGGAGGCGGCGGGAGCGAGACGGGAGAACGCGGCGGCGACGACTACGCCCCCGTCGCGGCGTTCCACGAGAAACCGGACGCCGAGACGGCCGAGGCGTACGTCGACGCCGGCCACTACTGGAACGCGGGCATCTTCGCGTGGACGCCGGCGTCCCTCATCGACGCCGCCCGTGACACCCCACTGTCGGGTCTCGTCGCCGCCCTCGACGCCGGCGACGACCCCGAGACCGCCTTCGCGGACGTTCCCGAGGTGAGCATCGACTACGGCGTGATGGAACGCGCCGACGACGCCGTCGTCGTTCCGGCGACGTTCGAGTGGGACGACCTCGGCTCGTGGGACGCCCTCGAACGCGTGCTCGACGCCGACGAGGACGGCTCCGTCGTCGCCGGCGACGCGACGCTCCGGTCGGTCGACGCCGCGGACAACGTCGTCGCCGGCGACGACAAACACGTCTCGCTCGTGGGCGTCTCCGACCTCGCGGTGGTCGCGTGGGACGACCGCGTCCTCGTCGTGCCGAAGTCGCGCGCGCAGGACGTGCGCGCCCTCGCGGACGAGTTGAAGTCCCGCGGCGAGTTCTGA
- a CDS encoding DUF7091 family protein, whose amino-acid sequence MDDRFARFVRDQFRAAGRQYARAKRAYDDGRDASQSDLPDLPRDEEGRVRLVCRRHAERRAVGLDESGLPACFEAGHPDCEGCAEDVRSGVVETW is encoded by the coding sequence ATGGACGACCGATTCGCACGCTTCGTCCGGGACCAGTTCCGCGCCGCCGGCCGGCAGTACGCCCGCGCGAAACGGGCGTACGACGACGGCCGAGACGCCTCGCAGTCCGACCTCCCCGACCTGCCGCGCGACGAGGAGGGCCGCGTCCGCCTGGTCTGCCGGCGCCACGCCGAACGCCGCGCCGTCGGCCTCGACGAGTCGGGCCTCCCGGCCTGTTTCGAGGCCGGCCACCCCGACTGCGAGGGCTGTGCCGAGGACGTCCGAAGCGGGGTCGTCGAGACGTGGTGA
- a CDS encoding replication factor A (Replication protein A protects and stabilize the intermediate ssDNA that is generated by the unwinding action of a DNA helicase at the replication fork. In addition, SSBs prevent the formation of secondary structures by single-stranded template DNA.), translated as MSDLRNHAEEIADQFSDHLDIDADDVEERLQNLVDEYRVPVDEARRSVVNSYLDEAGLDRDELGRGGNEEVHLADIDQDEQWVDVTAKVVELWEPRSESISQVGLLGDESGRMKFVSFTTSDLPEIEEGKVYRLGNVVTDEYQGNYSVKLNRTTSIEELDEDIEVGDDATTVEGALVDIQSGSGLIKRCPEEGCTRVLQNGRCNEHGNVEGEFDLRIKGVLDDGDAVHEVIFGREMTEELTGISLEEAQEMAMDALDTTVVVDEMRTDLIGRYYRVSGPELGRYVLADDTERLNGPADAEAVLIQARSI; from the coding sequence ATGTCAGACCTGCGAAACCACGCGGAGGAGATTGCCGACCAGTTTTCAGACCACTTGGATATCGACGCCGACGACGTCGAGGAGCGACTGCAGAACCTCGTCGACGAGTACCGGGTGCCCGTCGACGAGGCGCGCCGCTCCGTCGTCAACAGCTACCTCGACGAGGCGGGCCTCGACCGCGACGAACTCGGTCGCGGCGGGAACGAGGAGGTCCATCTCGCGGACATCGACCAGGACGAGCAGTGGGTCGACGTGACCGCGAAAGTCGTCGAACTGTGGGAGCCCCGAAGCGAGTCCATCTCGCAGGTCGGTCTCCTCGGCGACGAATCCGGGCGGATGAAGTTCGTCTCCTTCACCACCTCCGACCTCCCCGAGATAGAGGAGGGGAAGGTGTACCGCCTCGGCAACGTCGTCACCGACGAGTACCAGGGCAACTACTCCGTGAAGCTCAACCGGACGACCAGCATCGAAGAACTCGACGAGGACATCGAGGTGGGCGACGACGCCACCACCGTCGAGGGTGCACTCGTCGACATCCAGTCCGGGAGCGGCCTCATCAAGCGCTGCCCCGAGGAGGGCTGCACGCGCGTCCTCCAGAACGGCCGCTGTAACGAACACGGCAACGTGGAGGGCGAGTTCGACCTCCGCATCAAGGGCGTCCTCGACGACGGCGACGCCGTCCACGAGGTCATCTTCGGCCGCGAGATGACCGAAGAGCTGACCGGCATCTCCCTGGAGGAGGCCCAGGAGATGGCGATGGACGCCTTGGACACCACCGTCGTCGTCGACGAGATGCGCACGGACCTCATCGGACGCTACTACCGCGTCTCCGGCCCCGAACTGGGGCGGTACGTGCTCGCCGACGACACCGAACGACTGAACGGACCGGCGGATGCCGAAGCAGTCCTCATCCAAGCGAGGTCGATCTAA
- a CDS encoding RPA family protein, with the protein MSSNEVPSREIARRVFAEEFNDASYTFKESDDERAPVYLLLPSGEKANRVFLVGTLTEKEDVGEDNEYWRGRIVDPTGTFFVYAGQYQPEAASALRDLEPPAYVSVVGKPRTYETDDGSVNVSVRPESISVVDAETRDRWVVETAQRTVERIERFDEEGNEYGRMAREEYDLPIDRYKTAAVSALQSLEEAGGDELGGSEESDSEDADTDTDTDADAASPEPNA; encoded by the coding sequence ATGAGTTCCAACGAAGTCCCCTCCCGAGAAATCGCCCGACGAGTGTTCGCCGAAGAGTTCAACGACGCCAGCTACACGTTCAAGGAGTCCGACGACGAGCGAGCGCCGGTGTACCTGCTCCTCCCCTCGGGGGAGAAAGCTAACCGCGTCTTCCTCGTCGGCACGCTCACCGAGAAGGAGGACGTGGGCGAGGACAACGAGTACTGGCGGGGCCGTATCGTCGACCCGACGGGGACGTTCTTCGTCTACGCCGGGCAGTACCAGCCCGAGGCGGCGAGCGCGCTCCGCGACCTCGAACCGCCGGCGTACGTCTCCGTCGTCGGCAAACCCCGGACGTACGAGACGGACGACGGCAGCGTCAACGTCTCCGTGCGCCCCGAGTCCATCAGCGTCGTCGACGCCGAGACGCGGGACCGCTGGGTGGTCGAGACGGCGCAGCGAACGGTCGAGCGCATCGAGCGGTTCGACGAGGAGGGCAACGAGTACGGCCGCATGGCGCGCGAGGAGTACGACCTCCCCATCGACCGCTACAAGACGGCGGCCGTCTCCGCCCTGCAGAGCCTCGAAGAGGCCGGCGGCGACGAACTCGGCGGCTCCGAAGAGTCCGACTCGGAGGACGCCGATACCGATACCGATACCGACGCGGACGCCGCCTCGCCGGAACCGAACGCGTAG